A part of Rhinoderma darwinii isolate aRhiDar2 chromosome 1, aRhiDar2.hap1, whole genome shotgun sequence genomic DNA contains:
- the AMACR gene encoding alpha-methylacyl-CoA racemase, translated as MALTGVRVLELAGLAPAPFCGMILADFGAKVIRVDKANTNYTSDSMARGKKSIAVNLKTTEGIGVLKTLCQQSDVLIEPFRHGVMEGLGLGPEIILKENPKLIYARLTGFGQSGKYAKSAGHDINYVSISGLLSKLGKKHESPTFPLNLLADFAGGSYICALGIAMSLFERTRSGQGQVIDSSMVEGAAYLGSFLWKSQKLGLWSRPRGENLLDGGAPFYDTYVTADGKYMAVGAIEPQFYKELLTGLDLNSSELPDQMSFSDWPELKKRFTEKFLEKTQEQWCQIFDGTDACVTPVLSFDNVTLHEHNKERGSFFSNDEGEVSPRPAPLLSRTPAEPSSSRDPLIGEHTYEVLTEYGFSAKKISDLQSSGVIKCNNPKSQL; from the exons ATGGCTTTGACTGGAGTCCGAGTACTGGAACTGGCGGGACTGGCCCCTGCCCCCTTCTGTGGAATGATACTTGCTGACTTTGGCGCCAAAGTTATCCGGGTGGATAAAGCCAATACTAACTATACAAGTGACTCTATGGCACGGGGTAAAAAATCTATAGCTGTAAATCTGAAAACCACGGAGGGGATTGGAGTCCTGAAGACGTTATGTCAACAGTCCGATGTCCTCATTGAACCTTTCCGACACG GTGTGATGGAGGGTCTGGGCCTCGGTCCTGAGATTATACTAAAGGAAAATCCAAAACTCATATATGCGAGGCTGACTGGATTTGGGCAGTCCGGGAAATATGCAAAGTCAGCAGGCCATGACATTAATTATGTCTCCATCTCAG GTTTGCTGTCAAAACTTGGAAAAAAACATGAGAGTCCAACTTTTCCTCTAAACCTCCTTGCTGACTTTGCCGGGGGAAGTTACATCTGTGCACTGGGTATTGCCATGTCTCTGTTTGAACGTACAAGATCGGGGCAAGGGCAGGTGATTGATTCAAGTATG GTAGAAGGTGCTGCATATCTGGGCTCATTTTTATGGAAATCGCAGAAATTGGGATTGTGGAGCAGACCTCGTGGTGAGAATTTACTGGATGGTGGAGCGCCGTTCTATGACACATACGTGACCGCAGATGGAAAGTACATGGCTGTGGGTGCAATTGAGCCTCAATTCTATAAGGAACTTTTGACGG GTCTTGATCTCAATTCCTCTGAACTTCCCGATCAGATGAGTTTTTCAGATTGGCCTGAATTGAAAAAGCGATTTACTGAAAAGTTTTTGGAGAAGACGCAGGAACAATGGTGTCAGATTTTTGATGGCACGGATGCATGTGTGACTCCGGTCTTATCTTTTGACAATGTCACCTTGCATGAACACAATAAAGAGCGAGGATCTTTCTTCTCTAATGATGAAGGGGAAGTGAGTCCACGGCCTGCGCCGCTTCTCTCCAGAACACCTGCGGAGCCTTCTTCCAGCAGGGATCCTTTAATCGGTGAACATACATATGAAGTGCTCACAGAATACGGCTTTAGTGCTAAAAAAATTTCTGATCTTCAGTCTTCTGGAGTGATTAAATGTAATAACCCGAAATCACAGCTGTAA